In the genome of Candidatus Omnitrophota bacterium, one region contains:
- the coaD gene encoding pantetheine-phosphate adenylyltransferase yields MQLQITYIIMCKTAIYPGSFDPVTYGHIDLIKRAKEVFPDLIVAVAYNAHKKPIFSVKERVDMLKKATAGIEGVEITSFDGLVVDFARKHKSAVIIRGLRMISDFEYEFQMALTNRKLAPDIETIFLMPQEAYSYVSSRLLKEASSLGANLGAFIPDFVEKALRDKLRLGKK; encoded by the coding sequence ATGCAACTTCAGATAACCTATATTATTATGTGTAAAACAGCGATTTACCCGGGCAGCTTTGACCCGGTAACTTATGGCCATATTGATTTAATCAAGAGGGCAAAGGAAGTCTTTCCGGATTTGATAGTGGCCGTAGCCTATAACGCCCATAAAAAGCCTATTTTTAGCGTTAAAGAGCGAGTTGATATGCTTAAAAAAGCTACCGCTGGAATTGAAGGGGTAGAGATCACTTCCTTTGACGGCCTGGTTGTGGATTTTGCCCGTAAGCACAAATCCGCTGTGATCATCCGGGGATTGCGCATGATCTCAGATTTTGAATATGAGTTTCAGATGGCTTTGACCAACCGCAAACTTGCCCCTGATATTGAAACGATCTTTCTTATGCCGCAGGAAGCCTATAGTTATGTTTCTTCCCGGCTTTTAAAAGAAGCATCCTCCTTGGGCGCTAATTTAGGCGCGTTTATCCCGGATTTCGTGGAAAAGGCCTTGAGGGATAAATTAAGGCTTGGCAAGAAATAA
- the dusB gene encoding tRNA dihydrouridine synthase DusB produces MPLCIGKLKIPSRLILAPMAGVTDFPFRSLNRRFGCEFAFVEMINVRSLSHKSKKTKSMLFSDNKDSPLGVQILGCESEYILKGMEVLANYKYDLLDFNSACPAKKIVRRHEGSYLMRTPKKLAKLLKLVVKNSKVPVTVKIRSGWDKDSINAADVALACQDAGVSCVFMHGRSRMQEYSGNVDYKIIKQTKKVLQIPLVASGDIFDARLAKKMFDETGCDGLAVARGALGNPWLFNQIGKYLDKGILIDQPKVEEIKKVMREHLDGCVKFYNAKPAVIIFRKFFVWYTKGLRDIRKIRQDAMSITSLDKMQKIIDGLEE; encoded by the coding sequence ATGCCTCTTTGTATAGGAAAATTAAAAATTCCTTCGCGGCTTATCTTAGCCCCTATGGCAGGAGTTACAGATTTTCCTTTTCGTTCTCTTAACCGCAGGTTTGGCTGTGAGTTTGCTTTTGTGGAGATGATCAATGTGCGCTCTTTAAGCCATAAAAGCAAAAAAACCAAATCCATGCTTTTTTCGGATAATAAGGATTCGCCTTTGGGAGTGCAGATATTAGGCTGTGAGTCAGAATACATTCTAAAGGGCATGGAGGTTTTGGCTAATTATAAGTATGATCTATTGGATTTTAATTCTGCCTGCCCCGCAAAAAAGATCGTGCGCAGGCATGAGGGATCGTATCTGATGCGTACCCCAAAGAAATTGGCGAAATTGCTAAAGCTTGTGGTTAAAAATTCCAAAGTTCCGGTAACAGTTAAAATCCGTTCCGGATGGGATAAGGATTCTATTAATGCTGCGGATGTAGCGCTTGCTTGCCAGGACGCAGGGGTGTCGTGTGTTTTTATGCATGGCCGAAGCAGAATGCAGGAGTATTCCGGAAACGTGGATTATAAAATTATTAAACAAACCAAGAAAGTTTTACAGATTCCGCTAGTAGCAAGCGGAGATATTTTTGACGCAAGGTTAGCTAAAAAGATGTTTGATGAGACCGGATGCGATGGTTTGGCGGTTGCGCGCGGCGCGTTAGGGAATCCATGGCTATTTAATCAGATAGGCAAATATTTAGATAAAGGGATTTTGATTGATCAGCCCAAGGTAGAGGAAATTAAAAAGGTTATGCGGGAACACCTTGATGGTTGCGTGAAATTTTACAACGCAAAACCCGCGGTAATAATCTTTCGGAAATTCTTTGTCTGGTATACCAAGGGCCTGCGTGATATAAGGAAAATCCGGCAGGATGCTATGAGCATAACTTCTCTTGATAAAATGCAGAAAATTATAGATGGGCTTGAAGAATAA
- the rpmF gene encoding 50S ribosomal protein L32: MPLPKRRHSKTRGRKRRTNWKIAKANLILCPQCKSLRVPHRVCAVCGYYAGNKVLEIKVKEKKNKKA; this comes from the coding sequence GTGCCATTACCCAAAAGGAGACATTCCAAGACGCGCGGCAGAAAACGCCGTACGAATTGGAAGATAGCTAAAGCCAATCTTATTCTGTGCCCTCAATGTAAAAGCCTGAGAGTTCCTCATCGTGTTTGCGCGGTTTGCGGGTATTATGCCGGCAACAAGGTTCTGGAAATCAAGGTTAAAGAGAAGAAAAACAAAAAAGCCTAA
- the plsX gene encoding phosphate acyltransferase PlsX, which yields MRIIVDAMGGDYAPQVVIEGAIAAVKEYGKEVVLVGDQQKVEALLGKHRYSGDKISVVHAADAIEMHEPAANSVRRKRNSSIVIGLNLIKEGKGDAFFSAGNTGAVVCAATLSLGLLPGIERPGIAIVTPTLKGISLIVDVGANITAKPEHLLQYGIMAAAYSKFILNKPNPTIGLLNVGEEESKGTDFLKETFELLSKSKVNFIGNVEGKDLFSGRVDVIVCDGFVGNVALKVIESTAEAIQIFLKRHLQKSSIFGKFGLLLLRPTFIRFKKDMDYSEYGGAPLLGVNGVVIIGHGRSNAKAIKNAIRIAAEEVERKVNDKILESL from the coding sequence ATGAGAATAATCGTAGACGCGATGGGCGGTGATTACGCGCCACAAGTAGTGATAGAAGGCGCGATTGCCGCGGTTAAGGAATACGGTAAAGAAGTGGTTTTAGTGGGAGACCAGCAGAAAGTTGAAGCCCTGCTTGGCAAGCATCGTTATTCTGGGGATAAGATCTCTGTTGTGCATGCTGCGGATGCCATTGAAATGCATGAGCCGGCAGCTAATAGCGTGCGCAGGAAACGCAATTCTTCCATTGTTATCGGCCTTAATCTTATTAAAGAAGGCAAAGGCGACGCTTTTTTCAGCGCCGGCAATACCGGAGCGGTAGTTTGCGCGGCTACTTTATCTTTAGGGCTCTTGCCCGGCATTGAAAGGCCAGGCATTGCCATAGTCACGCCTACCTTAAAGGGGATTTCCCTTATTGTGGATGTGGGCGCCAATATTACTGCTAAGCCGGAGCATCTCTTGCAATACGGCATTATGGCCGCGGCTTACAGCAAATTCATTTTGAATAAACCCAACCCTACCATCGGGCTTTTAAATGTAGGCGAAGAGGAGTCTAAGGGTACAGATTTTCTAAAAGAAACCTTTGAGCTTTTAAGCAAAAGCAAAGTCAATTTTATCGGCAATGTTGAGGGGAAAGATTTATTTTCCGGCAGGGTAGATGTTATTGTTTGCGACGGTTTTGTGGGCAATGTCGCTTTAAAGGTCATTGAAAGCACCGCCGAAGCCATTCAGATATTCTTAAAAAGGCACCTTCAGAAAAGCAGCATCTTCGGAAAATTCGGGCTGTTGCTTTTGCGGCCTACCTTTATTCGTTTCAAAAAAGATATGGATTATTCAGAATATGGAGGGGCGCCGTTGTTGGGAGTAAACGGCGTAGTCATCATCGGCCACGGCAGGTCTAATGCCAAGGCGATCAAGAATGCCATTCGTATTGCCGCGGAAGAAGTAGAGCGCAAAGTAAATGATAAGATCTTAGAGTCTTTGTGA
- a CDS encoding DUF177 domain-containing protein has protein sequence MKINIHQIPQDGIYIEEKIDPRHWELDAAHVRFTGDVLLKAHLNKITNAISAKISVSGKALMTCGRCLGDYRVSLNKDFQLDFPVDEKEQFLVLDDKIRDEIIIDFPIKPLCKENCKGLCVSCGVNLNENKCNCR, from the coding sequence ATGAAGATTAACATCCATCAGATCCCGCAAGATGGAATATACATAGAAGAAAAAATCGACCCGCGCCACTGGGAATTAGACGCTGCCCATGTGCGTTTTACGGGTGATGTTCTTTTAAAGGCGCATTTAAACAAAATAACCAACGCCATAAGCGCCAAGATCAGCGTTTCCGGGAAAGCGTTAATGACCTGCGGCAGATGCTTAGGCGATTACCGGGTTAGCCTGAATAAAGATTTTCAGCTGGATTTTCCGGTTGACGAAAAGGAACAGTTTTTAGTTTTAGACGATAAGATACGCGATGAAATAATAATAGATTTTCCCATCAAGCCTTTATGCAAAGAAAATTGCAAAGGATTGTGCGTTTCCTGCGGCGTAAATTTAAATGAAAACAAATGCAATTGCAGGTGA
- the recG gene encoding ATP-dependent DNA helicase RecG produces MENNPLEQSVQYLKGVGPARLKLLQKIGVNSLEDLLYYFPRRYQDRRNFIPIAALEQGQVQAIRAKIISCYQRSSFYRRGFKITEIVAADKSGKITCVWFNQPYIKNYLKIGEEAIFYGRVGSFGKKLQMHSPEFEVLSVGEDAQANSDSLMPVYSLPDSITQRYFRDLIKLVIDAYLPKLHDFIPYSMRQRNNLLNLAKALVSIHFPADQEARALAYQRLAFDEFLFFQIPLALRKHRRKEEQGIAHKTEGGLVDCFLRGLGFKLTSSQEQVLKEIKKDMASPQVMQRLLQGDVGSGKTVVATASCLMAVQGGFQAAFMVPTEILARQHYEKISSQLSAISRQPSAISRQPSAISFQLKAIKVALLTSALNKKEKEKIYQGIKNGAINLVIGTHALLQQQVEFKNLGLVVIDEQHKFGVGQRALLPQKGKSPDILIMTATPIPRTLAITIYGDLDVSVISELPAGKGKIKTMNFSVGQEKAAYSLAKKELEAGRQAYIIYPVIEESYALDMEGAKKKYAQLSSGDFKQYRLGLIHGRLDDKQQNQLMQDFRDKKLDILVSTTILEVGIDIPNATCIIIENAERFGLSQLHQLRGRVGRGKDDAYCLLIANTSTVEAKARMEAMVNYSDGFHISEEDLRIRGPGEFFGMRQHGLSQLKIANPLTQMQLLKKARDEALRLINDDAGLVAKDNVLIRQRLFKAFPEYENLILTG; encoded by the coding sequence ATGGAAAATAATCCGCTTGAGCAGTCTGTCCAGTATCTAAAAGGGGTCGGCCCGGCACGCCTTAAATTGCTGCAGAAAATAGGGGTTAATTCTTTAGAAGACCTTTTGTATTATTTCCCCCGCCGCTATCAAGACCGCAGGAATTTTATTCCAATAGCAGCTTTAGAGCAAGGCCAAGTTCAGGCAATTAGAGCTAAGATTATTTCTTGTTATCAGCGCAGTTCTTTTTACCGCCGCGGGTTTAAGATAACTGAAATCGTTGCCGCAGATAAAAGCGGGAAAATTACCTGTGTCTGGTTTAACCAGCCCTACATTAAAAATTATTTGAAGATCGGCGAGGAAGCTATTTTCTACGGCAGAGTGGGGAGTTTTGGCAAGAAACTGCAGATGCACTCTCCGGAATTTGAAGTCTTATCTGTTGGCGAAGATGCGCAAGCAAATAGCGACAGCCTTATGCCGGTGTATTCTTTGCCGGATTCTATCACCCAGAGATATTTCCGGGATCTTATAAAATTAGTGATAGATGCCTATTTGCCAAAGCTGCATGATTTTATTCCTTATAGTATGCGTCAGCGTAATAATTTGTTAAACCTTGCCAAGGCGCTGGTAAGTATTCATTTTCCTGCTGATCAAGAGGCGCGGGCCTTAGCCTATCAACGCTTGGCCTTTGATGAATTCCTGTTTTTCCAAATACCGCTGGCTTTAAGAAAACATCGCAGGAAAGAAGAACAGGGTATCGCCCATAAAACAGAAGGGGGCTTAGTGGATTGTTTCCTGCGCGGGTTAGGTTTTAAGCTAACTTCTTCGCAGGAGCAGGTTTTAAAAGAGATCAAGAAAGATATGGCCAGCCCTCAAGTTATGCAGCGGCTTTTACAGGGCGATGTTGGTTCAGGCAAGACCGTGGTAGCTACAGCTTCTTGCCTAATGGCTGTTCAGGGAGGCTTTCAGGCGGCATTTATGGTGCCTACGGAAATCTTGGCGAGACAGCATTATGAGAAAATAAGCTCTCAGCTTTCAGCTATCAGCCGTCAGCCTTCAGCTATCAGCCGTCAGCCTTCAGCTATCAGCTTTCAGCTAAAAGCAATAAAAGTGGCTTTACTAACTAGTGCGTTGAATAAGAAAGAAAAAGAGAAAATATATCAAGGCATAAAAAATGGAGCAATAAATTTGGTGATTGGCACGCACGCTTTACTGCAGCAACAGGTTGAATTTAAGAATCTGGGGCTGGTGGTTATTGATGAACAGCATAAATTCGGCGTGGGTCAGCGAGCGTTATTGCCGCAAAAAGGAAAAAGCCCGGATATTCTGATCATGACCGCCACCCCTATCCCGCGGACTTTAGCAATTACCATTTATGGGGATTTGGATGTTTCTGTTATTTCGGAGTTACCTGCGGGCAAGGGCAAGATTAAGACCATGAATTTTTCCGTCGGGCAAGAAAAAGCGGCCTATAGTTTGGCTAAAAAAGAGCTTGAGGCAGGCCGTCAGGCGTATATTATTTATCCGGTTATTGAAGAGTCTTATGCTTTGGATATGGAGGGCGCCAAGAAAAAATACGCGCAATTAAGTTCCGGAGATTTTAAACAATACCGCTTAGGGCTTATCCATGGCAGGCTTGATGACAAACAGCAGAATCAATTGATGCAGGATTTCCGGGATAAGAAATTAGACATTCTTGTTTCTACCACTATTCTGGAAGTCGGGATTGATATCCCCAATGCTACCTGTATAATCATTGAGAATGCCGAACGTTTTGGCTTGTCGCAGTTACATCAATTGCGGGGGCGGGTAGGAAGAGGCAAAGATGACGCCTATTGTTTATTGATTGCCAATACTTCTACTGTTGAAGCCAAGGCGCGCATGGAGGCAATGGTAAATTATAGCGATGGTTTTCATATTTCCGAGGAAGATTTAAGAATCCGGGGGCCGGGTGAATTCTTCGGCATGCGCCAGCATGGCCTAAGCCAGCTTAAGATCGCCAATCCTCTGACCCAGATGCAGCTTTTAAAGAAGGCGCGTGATGAGGCACTGCGTTTGATTAATGACGATGCGGGGCTTGTTGCCAAAGACAATGTCTTGATCAGGCAGCGTTTATTCAAGGCCTTTCCGGAATATGAAAATTTAATACTCACGGGATAA
- the rsmD gene encoding 16S rRNA (guanine(966)-N(2))-methyltransferase RsmD, whose product MRITSGIYKNRKLKMPAGIRPTQEKTRKAIFDIMGDISGLRFLELFAGSGAVGFEALSRQVEEVVLVEDSRACQKVIQEAIRDWKIPNCSLLPLPVPKAIEILVKNNDRFDIIFMDPPYYQDWAKKILQSLSSCDILAPNGFVVAQTHKTENLPDCQGGLILFKRSVYGDTVLWFYKNKLNEVT is encoded by the coding sequence ATGCGTATTACAAGCGGCATTTACAAGAATCGTAAGCTTAAGATGCCTGCAGGTATTCGTCCGACACAGGAGAAAACCCGCAAGGCCATATTTGATATTATGGGCGATATATCGGGCTTGAGGTTTTTGGAGCTTTTTGCCGGGTCAGGGGCGGTAGGTTTTGAGGCTTTGTCGCGGCAAGTTGAAGAGGTGGTCTTAGTGGAAGATAGCCGCGCCTGCCAAAAGGTGATTCAGGAGGCTATCCGGGATTGGAAAATCCCGAATTGTTCGCTTTTGCCTTTGCCTGTTCCCAAAGCCATAGAAATACTGGTGAAAAATAACGATAGATTTGATATTATCTTTATGGACCCCCCGTATTACCAGGATTGGGCAAAAAAAATCTTGCAAAGCCTATCCTCTTGTGATATATTAGCGCCCAATGGTTTTGTGGTTGCCCAGACGCACAAAACAGAGAATCTCCCTGATTGTCAGGGAGGTTTAATTTTGTTTAAGCGCTCTGTTTATGGAGATACGGTTCTTTGGTTCTATAAAAACAAGTTAAATGAGGTTACATAA
- a CDS encoding acyloxyacyl hydrolase: MRIKDCKSLSLLLLGFFLLPALLTAQEAPQRSLEAIEFFAGYGWNQLKPFKAGEPRKDYRQIPLLADFDFNLKNFTKKVGVNPPGLLQFQVEPFFSFVTSPDRNIETGTSFFIKIGILPQTSRIQPYIKAGPGMVYMTQNTAEQGTKFNFIETGAAGFHFFINKNTAFSAEYRFRHLSNAGIKEPNGGINSRFVLAGVTYQY; encoded by the coding sequence ATGAGAATAAAAGACTGTAAATCTTTGAGTTTGCTTTTGTTAGGTTTTTTCTTGTTGCCTGCATTGTTAACAGCCCAAGAAGCGCCTCAACGCTCTTTAGAGGCAATAGAGTTTTTTGCGGGTTACGGCTGGAATCAATTAAAGCCTTTCAAAGCTGGAGAACCAAGAAAAGATTACCGCCAAATCCCTTTATTAGCAGATTTTGATTTCAATCTTAAGAACTTCACCAAGAAAGTGGGGGTTAATCCTCCCGGTTTACTGCAATTTCAGGTTGAGCCATTTTTTTCTTTTGTTACAAGCCCGGATAGAAATATAGAAACCGGCACCTCGTTTTTTATAAAAATCGGGATATTGCCCCAAACTTCCCGTATACAACCTTATATCAAAGCCGGGCCCGGTATGGTTTATATGACCCAGAATACCGCAGAACAGGGTACGAAATTTAATTTTATTGAAACCGGCGCTGCCGGATTTCATTTTTTCATAAATAAAAACACAGCCTTTAGCGCGGAATACAGGTTTCGCCATCTCTCCAATGCCGGGATAAAAGAACCTAACGGAGGCATTAATTCCCGTTTTGTCTTAGCCGGCGTAACATACCAATATTAA
- a CDS encoding BatD family protein, with protein MDMKKIELMLTAFIAAGIFLSSAQASEIKVEAQVDKKAMTTDEALTYKISVSSLENKLPEIKLPDFAGFTVISQAQSSSFNFSSGKANNSAVFIYVLACLKVGKLEIKPASVKIGKDTFTTESFVIEVKQGKNPLRSRPEKQDNALPEEFTSDRPQYAL; from the coding sequence ATGGATATGAAAAAAATAGAATTAATGTTAACGGCATTCATTGCGGCAGGGATTTTCTTGTCTAGCGCGCAGGCTTCGGAAATAAAAGTAGAGGCGCAGGTGGATAAGAAAGCAATGACTACGGATGAAGCGCTTACCTACAAAATAAGCGTTTCTTCTTTGGAAAACAAGCTTCCCGAAATAAAGCTTCCTGATTTTGCAGGCTTCACAGTAATTTCGCAGGCGCAATCAAGCTCATTTAACTTTTCTTCTGGAAAGGCCAATAATAGCGCGGTATTTATATATGTTTTAGCTTGTTTGAAGGTAGGGAAATTGGAGATCAAACCAGCTTCAGTAAAAATAGGAAAAGATACATTTACCACAGAATCTTTTGTTATAGAAGTAAAGCAAGGTAAGAATCCCTTAAGATCAAGGCCAGAAAAGCAAGATAATGCTTTGCCGGAAGAATTTACTTCTGACCGCCCGCAATACGCATTATAA